A region of the Nocardia nova SH22a genome:
GATCGCGGCGATCCGTGACCGCGAAGCGCTGCTGATACTCGACAACTGTGAGCATGTGATCGAATCCGCCGCCGCATTCGCCCACCGCATGCTCGGGGAATGCCGGAGATTGCGGATCCTCGCGACCAGCCGGGAACCGCTCGGCATCACGGGGGAGGCGCTGTGGCAGGTGGAACCGCTGGGACTGCCCGCGGCACAGGCGAATTCCGCAGAGATCGCCGCCGCGCCGGCCGTGCGGCTGCTGCGGGAGCGTGCCGGTGCGGTACGACAGGATCTCGCCGACGACGATGCCGCATTGGCGGCGATGGCCCGGATCTGCCGTGCGCTGGACGGGATTCCGCTCGCGATAGAACTGGCAGCCGCCCGGTTGCGCACCATGTCGCTCGAACAACTCGCCATGCGCCTCGACGACCGGTTCCGTCTGCTCACCGGCGGCAGCCGCACCGCACTGCCGCAGCACCGGACCCTGCGGGCGGTCGTGGACTGGAGCTGGGAGCTGCTCACCGATCCGGAACGGATCGTGCTCCGGCGGCTGGCGGTGTTCGCCGGCGGCGTGAGTCTGGAAGCGGCGGAACGGGTGTGCGCGGGGCCGGACGGATCGGAGGTGCCGGTCGAGTCGTGGGAGGTGCTCGATCTGCTGACGGCACTGGCCGACAAATCGCTGCTCACGGTGAACGACGAGATGGGTACCGCGCGTTACCGCATGCTCGACACCATCGCGCGGTACGCCCGCGACCGGCTGGTGGAATCGGGCGAGGAGGACCGCGTGCGCCGCGCCCATCTCGCGTATGTCACCGAGCTCGCCGACACCGCCGAACCGCACCTGCGCCGCGCCGCGCAACTGCACTGGCTCGCCCTGCTCGAAGCCGAACACGACAACATCGCCGCCGCCATGCGCGCCGCGCTCGCGACCGGCGACACCGCCGCAGCGATGCGGCTGGGCGCGGCCGCCGGATGGTACTGGTGGCTCGGCGGCCACAAGGCCGAGGGAATGGAATTGCTCACCGCGGCAGCGGATCTGCCGGGCGCGGTGGACGACGAGATCCGCGCCCGGGTATATGCGCTGGTCATGCATTTCGTGAGCTCCGGGCGCAACGACCAGTACCGGATGGAGACGTGGATCCGCCGGGCCGCGCGGCTGTGCGACGATCGCCCGGCGGACTATCCGCTGCTGGCATTCGTCGGCGCCCTGGAACGGATGCTGGAGGGGCCGCAGGCGCTGCCGACCGCCTTCGAACCGCTGCTCACCGATGCCGATCCGTGGGTGCGCGCGATGGCCCGGTTACAGATGGGCAAGATGCGGATCGTTCTGGGCCACGACGGGCCGGAGGCGGACGCGTACCTGGAATCGGCGCTGGTCGAATTCCGTGAGATCGGCGAACGGTGGGGTATGTCGTTCGCCCTCACCGAGCTGGCCGAGCGGGTCGCCATGCGCGGTGAATTCGTCCGGGCCTGTGCGCTTTTCGACGAGGCGGCCGCGGTGGTCACCGAGGTTGGTACCGTCGAGGACCTGGTGGTCATGCGGTCGAGGCAGGCGCAATTGTATTGGCTGGCAGGCGATGACGATTCCAGTGCGGCGACGCTGGCGCAGGCCGAACAGCATGCGGTCCGCGCCGCCTGGCCCAGCGCACTGGCCGAACTGGCCCTCGCGAAGGCGGAACTCGCCCGGTGGAGCGGTGACACCGCGCAGGCGTACGAGCAGATCGCGGTCGCGACGGCACAACTCGGCGTCGAGGCCGAGGAGCCGAATATCGCCGCGGTGCTGCACAGTACGCTCGGCCGCCTCGCCGACGACCCGGCCGAGTCCCGGAAGCTGCACGGCGCGGCCCTGAAGGCGGCCGCCGAGGCGGGGCATGCCGCACTCGTCGCCCACGTTCTGATCGGTATCGCGGATCTGGCGCTGCGCGAGGAGCGGGACGAACAGGCCGCCATGCTGCTCGCGGCCGCGATCCGGGCGCGCGGGCTGCCGGACGGATCGCAACCGGACATCTCCCGGATCGAGCGCACGGTTCGGCAGCGACTGGGTGACGATCGCTTCACCGGCGCGACAAGGCAAGGCGCCCAGGCCGATCCGCGTGAACTAGCGGAGACGGCATTGGCAGGGCGGTAGTGAACAGCGAGTTCGCCGAACGCTCAGCGGTCGATGCACAAGTGCGCATATGGTACAAGTAGGGCGTGAAATTGCTTCGTGGGGGGATCTTTTCAGCCGTCGCCGCTTTGATTCTGTGTGGTTGTGCGACGACAGAAACACCGAAGGCCGGTACCCCGCCGGTCGCACCGCAGGCCACCGCGCACTCGACGTCCGCCGAACCGACGGCGGTGGCGGGTAATCGGAAGCACGCCGGTACCGGCCCGGTGACATCCGATCCGGACCTCGGCTGGAATCCGGTCCTCATAGAACAGGGCGTCGGCCTGTCGAGTGTCGACTGCCGGCTGCCCGCGTGGCAGAACACCCCGGCGGGCGCGGAGGCGTACTACCGGGCCGCGATCGGATGCCACGACGCCGCCTGGGCGCCGACCCTCGCCCATTTCAAGGTCGCGATGGCCTCGCCCGCGCTGTGGGCGGGCGCCGAAGTCGCCGATTACCACGGCGCCTGCGCCTCCACCGGCAGTAATCGCGAGGCGTTCTACTGCCCGGCCGATCAGACGATCGTGATGCCGTTCGACACCATGGCCCCGGTCATCGGCTACGGCATCGGCAATGTGCTGGCGGTGCTGTCGCACGAGTACGAGCATCACGTACAGCAGCTCACCGGGATCATGCCCGCCTTCCAGGCCCGCGCGTCGGCGCTGAACTGGAGTGGCCCGCAGGTCGATCTGCTCAACCGGCAGCTCGAACTGCAGGCGTGGTGCTTCTCCGGAATGTTCTACGGCGTCAACACCGGCCGCGGTTCCATCACGCGGGCCCTGGCCGACCGCGCCTACATCAACAATGCGGGCGCGGGCGACCGGCCGGGTGAGCGACGCTGGCACGGAACGAACAAGAACGTCGCCAACTGGTTCGGCTGGGGTATCCATCCCAGTCTCGATCAGGACGCCGCGGTGGCGCCGTCACTGTACGAATGCAATCCGTGGTCGGCGCGCGACGCCTCCTGGCTGGAGTGAGCGGCCGCTAGCGGTCGGCAGCGATCAGATCGGCGGCCTTCTCGCCGATCACCACCGCCGGGGCGTGGGTGTGGCCTCGGATGATGGACGGCATCACCGAGGCATCCGCCACCCGAAGCCCTTCGAAGCCACGAACTTTCAGCTCGGGGGTGACCACGCTGCCGGAGTCGGTGCCCATCCGGCACGTCCCCACCGGATGGTAGAGGGTGTGGGAATACCAGGTCAGCGCGTCCTCGAGGGTTTCTTCCAGGGTGGGTGATTCCTTCCTGGGGCGCAGCAACCCGCCCAGCGCGGGTGCGAGCGGATCGGTCCGGGCGATGCGATGCGAGATGCGCAGGCCCTCGAGCATGGCCGCGCGGTCCGCACCTTCGCTGTCGGACAGATAGTTCGGATCGACCAGGGGTTTGGCGCCGGGCTCGGCGGAGGCCAGCGACACCGTGCCCCGGCTCTGTGGCTTCAACAGGATCGGGCCGACCACGACGGCATGTCCCTCGGGATCGCCGATCCCCTCGTCGAAGAAGGGCGCGGGGGCGAAGATGATCTCGAGATCCGGCAGTTCGAGTTCGGCCCGGCTGCGCACGAATCCGTAGGCCTCGCCCACATTCGAGGTGAGCATGCCGCGGCGGCGGATCAGATAGTCGA
Encoded here:
- a CDS encoding BTAD domain-containing putative transcriptional regulator: MQIGLLGPLEIRADDGEAIELPGARLRALLIALALEPGRAVPKTTLVDWIWGEQPPADAVNALQALVSRLRRVLPDGSLDAQPGGYRLTVAPGAVDVVRFEQLLDRARDGADARRVELLCEALSLWRGAALQDMGDEAAAQITRLEGLRLVALEDRYEAELRLGRGPELVAELTELVARNPVRERLIGALMRALAVAGRGAEALVVYQNAREALADTFGVDPSPELSDLHVALLRGEVGAEPDRRTNLRAELTEFVGGHSTVAAVRELIAGHRLTTLTGPGGSGKTRLAVETAHTLLDDLPDGAWLVELAPVGASGDMAQAALAAFGLRDALLGTASNAEPMDRLIAAIRDREALLILDNCEHVIESAAAFAHRMLGECRRLRILATSREPLGITGEALWQVEPLGLPAAQANSAEIAAAPAVRLLRERAGAVRQDLADDDAALAAMARICRALDGIPLAIELAAARLRTMSLEQLAMRLDDRFRLLTGGSRTALPQHRTLRAVVDWSWELLTDPERIVLRRLAVFAGGVSLEAAERVCAGPDGSEVPVESWEVLDLLTALADKSLLTVNDEMGTARYRMLDTIARYARDRLVESGEEDRVRRAHLAYVTELADTAEPHLRRAAQLHWLALLEAEHDNIAAAMRAALATGDTAAAMRLGAAAGWYWWLGGHKAEGMELLTAAADLPGAVDDEIRARVYALVMHFVSSGRNDQYRMETWIRRAARLCDDRPADYPLLAFVGALERMLEGPQALPTAFEPLLTDADPWVRAMARLQMGKMRIVLGHDGPEADAYLESALVEFREIGERWGMSFALTELAERVAMRGEFVRACALFDEAAAVVTEVGTVEDLVVMRSRQAQLYWLAGDDDSSAATLAQAEQHAVRAAWPSALAELALAKAELARWSGDTAQAYEQIAVATAQLGVEAEEPNIAAVLHSTLGRLADDPAESRKLHGAALKAAAEAGHAALVAHVLIGIADLALREERDEQAAMLLAAAIRARGLPDGSQPDISRIERTVRQRLGDDRFTGATRQGAQADPRELAETALAGR
- a CDS encoding neutral zinc metallopeptidase; this encodes MTSDPDLGWNPVLIEQGVGLSSVDCRLPAWQNTPAGAEAYYRAAIGCHDAAWAPTLAHFKVAMASPALWAGAEVADYHGACASTGSNREAFYCPADQTIVMPFDTMAPVIGYGIGNVLAVLSHEYEHHVQQLTGIMPAFQARASALNWSGPQVDLLNRQLELQAWCFSGMFYGVNTGRGSITRALADRAYINNAGAGDRPGERRWHGTNKNVANWFGWGIHPSLDQDAAVAPSLYECNPWSARDASWLE